Proteins encoded within one genomic window of Gloeobacter kilaueensis JS1:
- a CDS encoding response regulator, whose amino-acid sequence MKRILVIDDEADIREVIEAALELTRDWQVLQAASAEAGLSVADKTQPDAILLDVMMPGMDGPTAFARLQKEAHTRLIPVVLLTAKVQSADRRRFAALGVAGVIDKPFDPMRLAEQIEALLGWDG is encoded by the coding sequence ATGAAGCGCATTCTGGTGATCGACGACGAGGCGGACATTCGCGAGGTGATCGAGGCAGCTCTGGAGCTGACCCGCGACTGGCAGGTGCTGCAGGCCGCCTCCGCCGAGGCGGGGCTGAGCGTCGCCGATAAGACGCAGCCCGACGCCATTCTGCTCGATGTAATGATGCCGGGAATGGATGGGCCGACTGCCTTTGCTCGCCTGCAAAAAGAAGCCCACACCCGGCTCATCCCGGTCGTTTTGCTCACCGCCAAGGTGCAGTCGGCTGACCGCCGCCGCTTCGCCGCCCTCGGCGTGGCCGGGGTGATCGACAAACCCTTTGACCCGATGCGGCTGGCCGAGCAGATCGAGGCACTCCTCGGCTGGGACGGCTGA
- a CDS encoding ATP-binding protein: MAGRSSISDLESIGGSACDRSFLAGGGEMGERIRAFDWAGTPLGPVSVWPQSLRTAASIVLNSLYPMFVFWGPQRITLYNDAYCPMLGAGKHPWALGRSGELVWPEIWSTIGPMVEEVIEAGRATWSENLPLFIRRSSDLEETYFTFSYSPIRDESGGVGGLFCACTETTTRVLSERRLRTLRDLAAQTGSAHSAEAACHLAAQTFEANPADLPFALIYLLDGEGQRALRTGAAGSKRVVAALPGAVVLGEQSGWGAAMREAIQTGRAVVVTDLLAAAGPLQAGLWPEAIREALVLPFTGSGQERPAGLLVAGIGARRVLDEEYRGFLDLAAAQVGAAVANARAYENERQRAEELAQLDRAKIAFFSNVSHEFRTPLTLMLGPVEELLAAGLPEAMHSKAETLHRNGLRLLKLVNALLDYARVESGRSEAHFVPTDLAACTADLAGTFRTTIEKAGLALEVVCPPVGEPVYIDRSLWELIVLNLLSNAFKFTFTGRISVRLSREAKTVLLAVEDTGTGIPAHELPQLFERFHRVEGAVGRSFEGSGIGLALVAELVKLHGGSVHVESEVAKGSSFQVRIPLGTAHLQPDQVGSAPEILVATAKPIAFVEEVRSWLPTATVDEQGGAGEQTVLLVDDNSDMRAYLCRLLSPRYRTLAVANGLEALEAIRRAPPDLVLTDAMMPRLDGSGLIEALRADQATRDLPVIILSARAGEEAKVEGLVAGADDYLVKPFSARELLVRIEAVLKMAHLRREVAQRERKLRTEAQLARQELDSVLSRIGDLFLALDREWRYSYVNERVCELVGLPREQLLGQCIQELFAEAGGLPFDRYLRAALDKQQPVHFEYFSERWQRWFENRVYPSEDGVSVFITDITERKRAEERLRLWNSALEQAVVERTDQLRELNDELEGEIIERKRTGQQMLLSLQEKELLLREIHHRVKNNLQVIASLLKLQAHQLANAKLTTAFAECQQRIQAMALIHQHLYQSANLARIEFRAYLKELVGSLFRAYNVCPQRIRLIQEIAEVPVSIDIAVPLGLILSELVSNALKYAFVGRRQGQLRLQFRRLRDNFCQLVLDDDGIGLPDDLDWRSTQSLGLHLVRLLVEQLDGNLTVHQETGTCFEITFTLPDDRGKIR; the protein is encoded by the coding sequence ATGGCAGGACGCTCTTCGATCAGCGATCTTGAATCGATCGGGGGCAGCGCCTGCGATCGGAGTTTTCTGGCCGGCGGCGGCGAGATGGGCGAGCGGATCCGCGCCTTCGATTGGGCAGGGACGCCCCTGGGTCCAGTGTCCGTCTGGCCCCAGAGTTTGCGCACCGCCGCGAGCATCGTTCTCAATTCGCTCTACCCGATGTTTGTCTTTTGGGGACCGCAGCGGATCACTCTCTACAACGACGCTTACTGTCCGATGCTTGGAGCGGGCAAGCACCCCTGGGCGCTGGGCCGCTCGGGCGAGCTGGTCTGGCCTGAGATCTGGAGCACGATCGGGCCGATGGTCGAGGAGGTGATCGAGGCGGGCCGGGCCACCTGGTCAGAAAATTTGCCCCTGTTTATCCGGCGCAGCAGCGATCTCGAAGAGACCTACTTCACGTTTTCCTACAGCCCGATCCGCGACGAATCCGGCGGGGTGGGAGGACTTTTTTGTGCCTGCACCGAGACGACCACCCGCGTGCTGAGTGAGCGCCGCCTGCGTACCCTCAGAGATCTTGCCGCCCAGACCGGCAGTGCCCACAGCGCCGAAGCGGCCTGCCACCTGGCCGCCCAGACGTTCGAGGCCAATCCGGCGGACCTGCCCTTTGCCCTGATTTATCTGTTGGACGGCGAGGGACAACGGGCGCTACGCACCGGGGCTGCCGGATCTAAGAGAGTAGTGGCGGCACTGCCAGGGGCGGTGGTGCTGGGGGAGCAGAGCGGTTGGGGTGCGGCGATGCGGGAGGCAATCCAGACTGGGCGGGCCGTCGTCGTCACCGATTTGCTCGCCGCCGCCGGTCCACTGCAAGCTGGATTGTGGCCCGAGGCGATTCGAGAAGCCCTTGTACTCCCTTTTACCGGCAGTGGCCAGGAGCGCCCGGCGGGCTTGCTCGTCGCCGGCATCGGTGCCCGGCGCGTGCTCGACGAGGAGTACCGGGGCTTTCTTGATCTGGCCGCTGCCCAGGTCGGGGCGGCAGTAGCCAATGCCCGCGCCTACGAGAACGAACGGCAGCGGGCGGAGGAACTGGCACAGCTGGACCGGGCAAAGATTGCTTTTTTTAGCAACGTCAGCCACGAATTTCGGACACCGCTCACCTTGATGCTCGGCCCGGTCGAGGAGTTGCTCGCTGCCGGACTGCCGGAGGCGATGCACAGCAAGGCGGAGACGCTCCATCGCAACGGCTTGAGGCTGCTGAAGCTGGTCAACGCCCTGCTCGATTATGCGCGGGTCGAATCGGGCCGCTCGGAGGCACATTTTGTGCCCACCGACCTGGCAGCCTGCACCGCCGATCTGGCCGGTACGTTCCGCACGACGATCGAGAAGGCGGGGCTGGCGCTGGAGGTCGTCTGCCCGCCCGTGGGCGAGCCGGTCTACATCGACCGCAGCCTCTGGGAGCTGATCGTTTTGAACTTGCTGTCCAATGCTTTTAAGTTCACCTTCACAGGCCGGATCAGCGTGCGCCTCAGCCGCGAGGCAAAGACGGTCCTGCTCGCAGTCGAGGACACCGGCACGGGTATCCCGGCGCACGAGCTGCCCCAGCTCTTCGAGCGCTTCCACCGGGTAGAAGGGGCGGTGGGCCGGAGCTTCGAGGGCAGCGGCATCGGCCTGGCACTGGTGGCGGAGCTGGTAAAACTGCACGGCGGCAGCGTCCACGTCGAGAGCGAAGTGGCAAAGGGCAGCAGCTTTCAGGTGCGCATTCCCCTGGGCACTGCCCACCTCCAGCCCGATCAGGTGGGCAGTGCGCCGGAGATTCTGGTAGCGACCGCAAAGCCGATCGCTTTTGTCGAGGAGGTGCGCTCGTGGCTGCCCACCGCTACCGTGGACGAGCAGGGCGGAGCGGGCGAGCAGACAGTGCTGCTCGTAGACGACAACAGCGACATGCGCGCCTACCTGTGTCGATTGCTCTCGCCGCGCTACCGCACCCTGGCCGTAGCCAACGGCCTGGAAGCCCTGGAGGCGATCCGCCGCGCACCGCCGGATCTGGTGCTCACCGACGCGATGATGCCCCGACTCGACGGCTCTGGGTTGATCGAAGCCCTGCGCGCCGATCAGGCGACACGGGATCTGCCTGTGATCATCCTTTCGGCGCGGGCCGGAGAAGAAGCAAAGGTAGAGGGCCTCGTTGCCGGGGCGGACGACTATCTGGTCAAGCCCTTCTCCGCTCGCGAACTGCTGGTGCGCATCGAGGCGGTCTTGAAGATGGCGCACCTGCGGCGGGAAGTGGCCCAGCGCGAGCGCAAACTGCGCACCGAGGCGCAACTGGCCCGCCAGGAACTGGACAGTGTTTTATCGCGCATCGGCGATCTATTTTTGGCCCTCGATCGCGAGTGGCGCTACAGCTACGTCAACGAGCGCGTCTGCGAACTGGTCGGCCTGCCGCGCGAACAGTTGTTGGGCCAGTGCATCCAGGAATTGTTTGCGGAGGCGGGCGGCCTTCCCTTTGACCGTTATCTGCGCGCCGCACTGGACAAGCAACAGCCTGTACATTTTGAATATTTTTCTGAGCGCTGGCAGCGCTGGTTTGAAAACCGTGTCTATCCCTCCGAGGACGGGGTGTCGGTTTTTATCACCGACATCACTGAGCGCAAGCGCGCCGAGGAGCGGCTGCGACTCTGGAACAGCGCGCTGGAGCAGGCGGTGGTGGAGCGGACCGATCAGCTGCGCGAACTCAACGACGAGCTTGAAGGCGAGATCATCGAGCGCAAACGCACCGGGCAGCAGATGCTGCTCTCGCTTCAAGAAAAAGAGTTGTTGTTGCGGGAGATTCACCACCGGGTCAAAAACAATCTCCAGGTGATCGCCAGTCTTTTGAAACTGCAGGCTCACCAGCTTGCCAATGCCAAGTTGACGACTGCCTTTGCTGAATGTCAGCAGCGCATCCAGGCGATGGCGCTTATCCATCAGCACCTCTACCAGTCGGCCAATCTTGCCCGAATCGAGTTCCGGGCGTACCTCAAAGAACTGGTGGGCAGTCTGTTTCGAGCCTACAATGTTTGTCCCCAGCGGATACGGCTAATCCAGGAGATTGCCGAAGTACCTGTCAGTATAGATATAGCGGTGCCGCTGGGTTTGATTTTAAGTGAACTGGTGAGCAATGCTCTGAAGTACGCCTTTGTCGGCAGACGACAGGGACAGTTGCGGTTGCAATTTCGCCGTCTGCGAGACAATTTCTGTCAACTGGTGCTGGATGACGACGGCATCGGCCTACCCGACGATCTGGACTGGCGCTCGACGCAATCTCTCGGGCTGCATCTGGTCCGGCTATTGGTAGAGCAACTGGACGGGAATCTGACGGTTCACCAGGAGACAGGCACCTGCTTTGAGATCACATTTACACTGCCGGATGACAGGGGGAAAATACGATGA